Proteins from one Mercurialis annua linkage group LG7, ddMerAnnu1.2, whole genome shotgun sequence genomic window:
- the LOC126657622 gene encoding methionine aminopeptidase 1D, chloroplastic/mitochondrial has translation MAVTGATSLQQRLLLSSFLGDCFIQSKQLPLSNIFHYKPGRKHVSMQLSRARGFSGLTDLLFNRRNEEEVSNNKRKRLQPGKLSPRRPVPGHIARPPYVNSRQAPGIASGPEVHDEKGIECMRASGRLAAQVLQYAGTLVKPGVKTDEIDEAVHQMIIDNGAYPSPLGYGGFPKSVCTSVNECICHGIPDSRALEDGDIINIDVTVYLNGYHGDTSTTFFCGEVDDAARNLVQVTKECLDKAISICAPGVEYKKIGRTIHAYADKHRYGVVQQFVGHGVGRVFHADPVILHYRNNEDGRMMLNQTFTIEPMLTIGSINPVMWNDNWTVVTEDGSLSAQFEHTILITKDGAEIMTKC, from the exons atggcAGTAACAGGCGCCACTTCTCTGCAACAAAGACTATTATTATCTTCATTTCTAGGAGATTGTTTTATTCAATCCAAACAGCTTCCTCTCAGTAACATCTTCCACTACAAGCCAG GAAGAAAACATGTGTCAATGCAATTATCCAGAGCCAGAGGATTCTCTGGCTTAACTGATCTTCTTTTTAATAGAAG AAATGAAGAGGAAGTGTCGAATAATAAGCGTAAACGTCTACAGCCTGGAAAATTATCTCCTCGTAGACCGGTCCCTGGTCATATAGCCAGGCCTCCCTATGTTAATTCGCGGCAGGCGCCGGGAATTGCGAGTGGACCTGAAGTGCATGATGAGAAGGGGATAGAATGTATGAGGGCTTCTGGAAGACTGGCGGCGCAGGTTCTTCAGTATGCCGGGACTCTAGTCAAG CCAGGCGTGAAAACAGATGAAATTGATGAAGCGGTTCATCAGATGATTATTGACAACGGAGCATATCCGTCGCCTCTTGGATATGGTGGGTTTCCTAAGAGTGTATGCACTTCAGTGAATGAATGCATTTGCCATGGAATACCAGATTCCCGTGCTCTTGAG GATGgagatattattaatattgaTGTTACAGTTTATCTAAAT GGTTATCACGGTGATACATCAACTACTTTCTTTTGTGGAGAAGTGGATGATGCAGCCAGAAACCTGGTTCAG gTAACCAAAGAATGCCTTGACAAAGCAATATCAATATGTGCACCAGGAGTGGAGTATAAGAAAATTGGCCGAACAATACA tgCCTATGCAGATAAACATCGCTATGGTGTTGTACAACAATTTGTTGGTCATGGTGTTGGGCGAGTTTTCCATGCTGACCCAGTCATTCTTCATTACA GAAACAATGAGGATGGACGCATGATGTTGAATCAAACCTTTACTATTG AGCCAATGCTGACGATTGGTAGCATAAACCCAGTAATGTGGAACGATAACTGGACTGTGGTGACAGAAGATGGTAGTCTATCTGCTCAGTTTGAGCATACCATTCTAATTACTAAAGACGGTGCTGAAATTATGACCAAGTGCTGA